TTCCGTCGTTGCCACTGGCCGCATCGGATTTGTCACGCCGCAGACCGCTTCGCCGCCGTAAAGCGCGATGCCGGGACGGGTCAGGTCGAAATGATAATCCTCGCCGAGAAAGATGCCGGCCGAGGCGGCTAGACTTGAATCGATACCTTCATAGGCGGCCGTAACCTTGCGGAATGATTCGAGCTGTTGCCGGTTCATAAGGTGGCTGGGATCGTCGCCGCAGGCGAGATGGCTCATGACCAGCACCGGCGCGAAGCTTGCCGGCCGCGAGACGTCGTCGGCAAGGGCGATGGCGTCGTCGATGTGCAGCCCCAGCCGATTGAAGCCGGTATCGACATGCAGCGCGCAGGGATAATCGCCATAATCGGCAAGCACCGCCATCCAGAAGGCGAACTGCTCGTCGGAGGAAATCACCGGCACCAGATCATTGTCGAAGAACCGCCTTTCCGTGCCCGGCCATATGCCCGAGAGCACGAAGATGCGCGCCTCGGGCGCATAGAGGCGAAGGGTGACGCCCTCATCGACGGTCGCGACGAAGAAATCCCGGGCGCCTGCGAGGTAGAGCGCTTCGCCGGCATCCTCGATGCCCATGCCGTAGGCGTCCGCCTTGACGACGGCTGCGGCGCGCGCTGCACCAGAGCGGCGCGCCATGTCGCGCCAGTTCTCCGTGAGCGCACTCAGGTCGACGGTCAGCCGCAGTCCTGCGGAATTGAAAAGCTCATCGTCTTCGGAGGGGATAGGAAAATCTGTCATGAATCGCCGTGAAGAAATGGAAGGAGCCGCCCCGCCCAGTCTAGAGAGGATTGTGGCCAAGGAAAAGCGCAGGCGGTCACATATCACCTTTGCCTGTCGTACGGTCACTTTTGTTCAAGACGGATGCAGGTTTTCACGCTAATTTTTCCGGATGCAGAACGTATCGCAGAAAGAGGCGGCGGAAGCCATGCCGCTCGCGGAAGTGGAATCCGCCCGCTTCTGGCGGGATAGCCGCTTCCGCGACATGGAATGCCTGAGCGCCACCTTCCTGACGCATGAATACGCACCGCACGCGCACGATACATTCAGCATCGGCGCGATAGAAAGCGGCACCCAGATCGCCACCCTCAGCGGCAGGCGGGAGGAAACCGGCCCGGGCGATCTCTATCTGATAGATCCCGGCGTCATCCATGACGGTGCTCCGGGCGGCGAGGGCTACCGTTACCGCATGATCTATCCCGACATGAAGCTGTTCATCGACATTCTGGAGGATGTCACCGGCAAGGCCTTCCATGCGACACCGTCTTTCTCCAGCGGGCTTCCGCGCGATCCTGAGCTCGCCAATGCCTTTCACGCCGCCCATCGCACGCTCGAAAACGGTGCCGGCGCGCTGGAGTCCGATGAAGGCATGTTCTCGGTGCTGGCGGCGATCTTCGCGCGTCACGGCAGCGCCATCGTCGTTCCTGTCGATACGCGGGAACGAAGCGCGGTCGCCCGCGCCCGCGAATACCTGATCGAGAACTTCGACCTCGATGTCGGCCTTGAGGAATTGGCCGGGGTAGCGGGATTGAGCCGCGCTCACCTCATCCGGGCTTTCCGCAAGGAATATCACATCACGCCACATGCCTTCCTGACGGACCGGCGCGTGCAGGTGGCCCGCCGGCTGCTGCGGCAGGGGCACATGCCGGCCGATATCGCGCTCGAATGTGGTTTTGCCGATCAGGCGCATTTCACCCGCCATTTCAAGGCGCGCACTGGCGTGACCCCCGGCCAATTCCGCCTGGGCTGATCACTTTCGTTCAATACAGCCATGGGTGGGCTGGGCTAACCCTCCGCGATGTTGATCAGGAGGTTGCCATGCTGCAGCACAGCCGGCCATCCGGCAAATTTCGTCTTGGCGAATTTATCGCCGGTATGCGCACCATCTTTCCGCTTGTCGTCGCCGTTTTGCCGATCGGCCTTGTCTTCGGCGCGGTCGCCGCTGCCAAGGGCCTTTCGCCGCTGGAAACGACACTGATGAGCGCACTTGTTTTCGCAGGCGGTTCGCAATTCGTGGCGATGGACATCTGGACGCATCCGGCAAGCTGGATCGGCGTCGGCTTCGCAGCCCTGCTGGTCAATATCCGCCACGTGCTGATGAGCGCGTCGATCGGCACGAAGATGCAGTCTTTCCCCGGCGTCAAACGTTATATCGCCATGCTCTTCCTCGCCGATGAGCTCTGGGCCATGGCGGAATTCCGGGCCGGCAGCACAAGGCTGACACCCGCCTGGTATGCCGGCATCGTCACGCCCTTCTACCTCACCTGGGTCGGCTCTTCGCTGACAGGCGCACTGCTCGGCGCCTTTCTCGGCAATCCTGCCGTCATCGGCCTCGACTTCGCCTTTCCGGCTGTCTTCGTCGCGCTCGTCATGGGCTTCTGGAAGGGGCCGGAAACCGGCGCCGTGCTTGCCGCAAGCGGTGCCGCTTCCGTTGCAGTCCACCATTTCGTGCCGGGGGTCTGGTATATCGCCGCTGGTGCGCTGGCCGGGCTGTCAATGGCCCTCTGGCAGGGCAGGGCGCGGGAGCAGGCGGTATGACGCTCGACCTCAACACCCTTATCGCCATCCTCACGATGGCTGCTGCAACGGTATTTACCCGCGTCAGCGGTCTCGTCCTGATCCGGCATATCGAGATCGATGAGCGCCGGAGAACGGCGATCGAAGCCATTCCGCCTGCCGTGCTGATGGCCGTCATCGCCCCGACCGCCTTTGCGACCGGCTGGGCGGAGACCCTGGCCTGCGCGGCAACGGCAATTGCCGCACGCCGCCTGCCGATGCTTGCAAGCGTCGTGGTTGGCGTCGCAACGGTCGCGCTGTTGCGGGCAGCCGGGCTCTAAAGGAATTGACGCGCGGGTACTGCGTCAATGTTCCTCATACTGTATGAAGGAAGGATCTGCGAGATCGGCGAAGCGGGTGAATTCCGCCTGGAAGGCGAGCTTCACCGTGCCTGTCGGTCCGTGACGTTGCTTGGCGATGATGACGTCGGCGGTGCCCTTCACCTTGTCGAACAGTGCTTCCCACTCCGGATATTTCGGATCGTGAGGATCGCGCGGCTCCTGATTCTTGACGTAATATTCCTCGCGGAACACGAAGAGCACGACGTCGGCATCCTGCTCGATCGAACCGGATTCACGGAGGTCGGAGAGCTGCGGGCGCTTGTCGTCGCGGCTTTCGACCTGACGCGAGAGCTGCGACAGCGCGATGATCGGAACGTTGAGCTCCTTGCCGAGCGCCTTGAGGCCGGTGGTGATCTGGGTGATTTCCTGGACGCGATTGTCGCTTGATTTGCCGGAGCCGGTCATCAGCTGCACGTAGTCGACCACGAGCACGTCGAGGCCACGCTGGCGCTTGAGGCGGCGCGCCCTCGCCGAAAGCTGGGCGATGGAGATGCCGCCGGTCTGGTCGATATAGAGCGGCACCTTCTGCATCATCATCGAGCAGGCGACGAGCTTTTCGAAATCGGCATCGTTGATGTCGCCGCGCCGGATCTTCGAGGAGGAGACTTCCGTCTGCTCGGAGATGATACGGGTGGCGAGCTGTTCGGACGACATTTCGAGCGAGTAGAAGCCGACGACGCCGCCGTTCTTTGCCTTCATGCTGCCGTCCGGCTGCACCTCGCCCTCATAGGCGGCGGCGATGTTGTAGGCGATGTTGGTCGCAAGCGAGGTCTTGCCCATGCCGGGGCGTCCGGCGAGGATGATCAAGTCCGAACGCTGCAGGCCGCCCATCTTGGCATCAAGCGAATGGATGCCGGTGGAAATGCCGGAAAGGCCGCCGTCGCGCTCCTTGGCGACGGCCGCCATGTCGATCGCCAGCGCCACGGCGTCGTTGAAAGACTGGAAGCCGCCATCGTAACGGCCATTTTCGGCGAGCTCGAACAGCCGGCGTTCGGTATCCTCGATTTGCGACTGCGGCGGCATATCGAGCGGCGCGTCATAGGCGATGTTGACGACATCCTCCCCGATGGTGATCAGCGCCCGGCGCAGCGCGAGATCATAGATCGCCCGGCCGTAATCCTCGGCGTTGATGACCGTGACCGCGTTGCTGACGAGGCTTGCCAGATATTGCGAAACCGTCATGTCGCCGACTTTCTCGTCGGCTTTCAGGAAGGTCTTGATCGTCACCGGATTGGCGATCTTGCCCATGCGGATGATGTCGCCGGCGACCTCGAAGATCTTCCGGTGCAGCGGTTCGTAGAGATGGATCGGCTTGAGGAAGTCCGACACCCGGTAATAGGCGTCGTTGTTCATCAGGATGGCGCCGAGAAGCGCCTGCTCGGCTTCGATATTGTTGGGTGCTTCGCGGTAATGCTGCTCCGACGGAGCAACGGCTGCAATCTTTCGAGCGGCGTCGTTCATCATCATCCGTTCTGTCTTTTTCCAACTCCGGATTTGCAATTCCGGATGGAGAAAATCAAGGGGCTGCGAAAGGAGCGGGGCCCGTCTCGCCTAAATCCTGAACGCTGTGCCCATTGTTCGACTTCTCCACAGTCCCGGGCGCCACAAATGCGAAATACTGGCAGTGTCACCCGCAGGACACGGTACGGAGCCGACTCAGCTCATCCGTTCCGGAGAAGGGTATGTTAGCGCGATGACATCGGCCACGCAGCAAAAACATCCGGAAATCCCCCGCCAAAAAAGCGCGCACAGAAAACAAAAAAGCCCGGCACGGCGGCCGGGCTTTCCCTCTCGCGGTTTTGTTCCGGCGAAATTATGCTTCGTTTTCGTCGAGGCCGTCTGCTTCCGGATCGAAGAAATCTTCCGGACGCAGCGCGTCTTCGTCGACGCCGTAGATCGCGTCGACCGAGGTGAGTTCTTCGCCCTTGGCCTGGCGCTCGGCCTCTTCGGCAGAACGGGCAACGTTCAGTTCGATGTTGATTTCGACTTCGGCATGCAGCTGCAGCTCGACCTTGTGCAGGCCGATCGCCTTGATCGGCGTGTTCAGGTGAACCTGGTTGCGGCCGATGTTGAAGCCTTCGGCGGCGAGAACCTCGACGACGTCACGGGCAGCGACCGAGCCGTAGAGCTGGCCGGTTTCGCCGGCCGAACGCACGACGATGAAGGACTTGCCGTCGAGAACGTCGGCGACCTTCTGGGCTTCCGACTTGCGCTCGAGGTTGCGGGCCTCGAGCGTCGCGCGCTCGGATTCGAAGCGGGCCTTGTTGGCGGCGTTGGCGCGCAGTGCCTTGCCGAGCGGCAGCAGGTAGTTGCGGGCAAAGCCGTCGCGAACCTTTACGGTTTCGCCCATCTGGCCGAGCTTGGAGATGCGTTCGAGAAGGATGACTTCCATTTTCTTGTTCCTTTCTTGTGTCTCAGATTTTCGTGTCGGATTGTTTGGAGGTATCGGCATCTTTCGCCGGGGTGAGCGCGATCGCTTTGCGCGTATCGCTGAGACCCAGGACGAGGATAAGGAGAGCTGGCAGCAGCATGAGTATCGAAGCCAGGTAGCAGAGGATGAGGGCCGGTATGCGCCAGTCCTTTCCACGTGTGCGGAAATGCAGCGAGGCGAAGCCGGAGAGCATGAAACCGGCGCCGAAGGTGCCAATCACGGTCGCGCCGACGAGCGCCGGAACGCCGCCGAAGAAGCAGGCAGCAAGCCCGGCCAGGAAGATGAAGATCGAATTGCGGTTCATCCGCAGCGATGAGGGAATATCCTCGCGCGGCCGAAGGCCCCGGCCGGATGCGGCGACGATGCGCACGGCGAAATAATAGGCGGCAAACAGCATGCTGACCCACATGCCGCCCTGCACGGCCGGCAGCATCAGCAGGATCAGCGATTTGGTCTGCGCGGTTGCCGCCGGATCGGGCATGAATTCCGGCTGCTGCTGCTTGACCGAGGTGATCAGCAGATCGACGATCGGGTCGGTGATCTCAGGCCCATAGCCGATCATCACGCCGATGACGATGACGGCAAGCGTCACCAGCCCGCACAGATGCAGCAGGATATCAGAGAGCGGATACCAGGCAAGCAGATGGTCGGGGCCGCCGAGTTCGGAGGCGGGACGCGCGAGATTGGCAAGATGGCTGAGCCAGCCGGCCGGCAGCAGCGTCACTAGCGTCATGATGAGCGCGAAAGACGGGGAGATGAGGACCGCACCGAGCGCCGCTCCCGTGACGACGGCCGAAATCGCGGCGGCATTGCCCCAGCCGAGTCCGACGATCAGGATCGGCAGCGCCGAGGCCGTATAGAGGAGCGCGCTGAAAAACGACGGCTGCATGCTCGCGCCCAGCACCAGCAGGGCGGCGGTCAATCCGGCGAGTGCGCCGATCAGCAGCGTTTTAAGATCCGGTCGTTTCAAGGTCGCTGTCCTGCTTCATCAAGCAGTTAGAGGCTGTTGCTGAATCGAATTCAGAAACGTCTCAACATGGGTTTTAAGAATTCCGATCCGCGCCCATCGCGAAAGGGAGAAGGGAAGGCACGAATGCCTTCCCTCAAATCTGATTGCGTCGGCCGATTAAGCGACGACGTAGGGCAGCAGGCCGAGGAAACGGGCGCGCTTGATCGCCTGGGCGAGTTCGCGCTGCTTCTTCTGGGAAACGGCCGTGATGCGGGACGGAACGATCTTGCCGCGCTCGGAAATGTAGCGCTGCAGCAGGCGAACGTCCTTGTAGTCGATCCGCGGTGCGTTTGCGCCGGAGAACGGGCAGGTCTTGCGGCGGCGATGGAACGGACGGCGGACCGGTGCGGAGGAAGCTTCAGACATTCTTATATCTCCTTATGCACGGTCTTCGCGGGGAGCGCGGTCCGGACGCGGGCCACGCTGGAAGTCGCCGTCACGGCGCGGCGGACGGTCACCGAATTCGCGGCGCGGGCCACGGTCGCCGCCTTCACGCGGGCCGCGGTCGTCGCGGTCGCGCTTCTGCAGCATGGCAGACGGGCCTTCCTCATGCTTTTCGACGGCGATGGTCATGTAGCGAAGAACGTCTTCGCTGATGCGCATCTGACGTTCCATTTCCTGGATCGCAGCCGGCGGTGCATCGATGTCCATCAGGGCGTAGTGCGCCTTGCGGTTCTTCTTGATGCGATAGGTGAGGGACTTGAGTCCCCAGTTCTCGATGCGCCCGACCTTGCCGCCGTTAGCTTCGATCACACCCTTGTACTGTTCTACGAGGGCATCGACCTGCTGAGCGGAAATATCCTGTCGGGCAAGGAATACATGTTCATAAAGAGCCATGACAGCTTTGCCTTTCTTGCGTTTGGTTCAACCCGATTTTCGGCGGCTAAGCCTCAACGACTGCTCCTGATTGGGCGAACCCAGGCAAGAAAAGCGTTTCCGAGACGGTCGAGAGCGGAGACACGGGAGGCTGGAACGCTTCCGTTCCGAACGATTTCCAATAGGAAACCGGCCCTCCGTTCAGCCACCAGCCAGAAGACCGGGTTAACGAACAGGCGCGCTTATACGGATTTTTCGAGGAAAGGCAACCCCAATCCGGCATTCGAGCCCGACGCAGACCAATCGGCAGCGCCGGACCGGTCATCAGAGCGTCAGCGGATACTGCCGGTGCACCTTGGCAATCTCCGCCAGCACCTCGTCCGAAAGCGTCAGCTCGGCTGCGCCGAGATCGGTTTTCAACTGCTCCATCGAGGTTGCGCCGATGATGACCGAGGTCATGAAGGGTCTCGACAGGCAGAAGGCGAGCGCCATGGCCGCCGGGTCGAGACCGTATCGGGTCGCGAGGGTCAGATAGGCCTTGGTCGCCGGCTCCTGCAGTGGCTGGAGCCGGCCGCCGATATCGGGATTGATCGACGCGCGCGAACCTTTCGGTCTCAGACCACCGACATATTTGCCGGTCAGGATGCCACCGGCGAGCGGTGAATAGGCAAGCAGCCCGACATCTTCGTAATGCGAGAGCTCGGCGAGATCGAGGTCGAAGTGGCGGTAGAGCAGGTTGTATTCGTTCTGAACGCTGGCGACCCGCGGCAGGTTCTTCTGTTCGGAGAGCGTCAGATATTTCTGGATACCCCAGGTGGTTTCGTTGGAAAGGCCGATCGCGCGGATCTTGCCTTCCTTCACCAGCGCGCCGAGCGTCTCCAGGATATCGAGCATGTTGGCGACGGCCTTGTCGCGATCTTGGTTGAAGGGGTTGTAGCTCCAGTTTTGGCGGAAATGAAAATGGCCGCGGTTCGGCCAATGCACCTGATAGAGGTCGACATAATCCGTCTTCAGCCGTTTCAGGCTGGCCTCGAGCGCCAGGCGGATATTCCTCGCATCCGCTCCTTCACCGCCGCGCAGATAATCGCGGCCGCGGCCGGCGACCTTGGTGGCGAGCACGATCTCGCTTCGCTTGCCGGACTTTTCGAACCAGCTGCCGATATAGTCTTCGGTCCAGCCCTGCGTTTCGGGCGAAACCGGCGTTGTCGGGTAGAGCTCGGCGGTATCGAAGAAATTGACGCCCTTTTCGACGGCGTAATCCATCTGCGCATGCGCGTCGGTTTCGCTGTTCTGCGAGCCCCAGGTCATGGTGCCAAGGCAGATTTCTGAAACGGAAATGTCTGTACGGCCGAGTGACTTGTACTTCATGGAGAAAACCTTGAGAGCGATCTGGAGGATGAAAGCCTTGGGGAAGGACCGGGCAAATCTAGGCCGGATTTGGCGGAGCGCAAGAGCAAAAACCGGGCTTTTGCAGCGGTGCGAAAGGCTTTGCGCAGAAGCCGCCGCCACTTGACTCTGCCGGAAAGAATGTCAATTGGAGGCAAAACAGCCTCGAGGGGCGCAATCAGGGACATGAGCATGACCATTGCTTTTACTTTTCCCGGCCAGGGCAGCCAGGCCGTCGGCATGGGCAAGGATCTGGCCGAGAATTTTGCGGAAGCCCGCGCGGTTTTAGAAGAAGTCGACGAGGCGCTCGGTGAAAAACTTTCGGACGTTATGTTCAACGGTCCCGAGGACACCCTGACCCTGACTGCGAACGCCCAGCCGGCGCTGATGGCGGTTTCGATCGCCGTCATCCGCGTTCTCCAGGCGAAGGGGCTGGACCTGAAGTCCAAGGTCGCCTACGTCGCCGGTCACTCGCTCGGCGAGTATTCCGCCCTTTGTGCCGCCGGCACCTTTTCCCTCGCCGATACTGCGCGGCTGCTGCGTATTCGCGGCAATGCCATGCAGGCGGCCGTTCCCGTCGGCGTCGGCGCCATGGCCGCGATCATCGGCCTTGAACATGCCGACGTCGTCGCCGTCTGCGAAGAGGCTGCCGCCACCGGCGCCTGCCAGATCGCCAACGACAATGGCGGCGGCCAGATCGTCATTTCGGGGGAGAAGGCTGCTGTCGAAAAGGCCGCCGGCCTCGCAACCGACAGGGGCGCCAAGCGCGCCATCCTGCTGCCGGTCTCGGCTCCCTTTCATTCCAAGCTGATGGCACCTGCGGCCGAGGCCATGCGCGCGGCGCTGGCGACGGTCGCCAAGTCCGATCCCGTCGTGCCCCTGATCGCCAATGTCCGCGCCGCCCCGGTGTCCGGCGCCGACGAGATCGCCAGCCTCCTGGTCGAGCAGGTGACCGGCCAGGTTCGTTGGCGCGAGACGGTGGAATGGTTCGCCGGCAATGGCGTGACGACGCTTTATGAACTCGGTTCCGGCAAGGTGCTGACCGGCCTTGCCCGTCGCATCGACAAAACAGTCAACGGCATCTCCGTCGGCGGCCCGGCGGACATCGACGCGGCTGTCGCCGCCCTGATGGCCTGATTGATATCTCCAGATATAAGGAACGTTCCATGTTCGATCTCTCCGGCCGCAAGGCTCTCGTCACCGGCGCATCGGGCGGCATCGGCGAGGAAATCGCCCGTCTCCTTCATCAGCAGGGCGCCATCGTCGGCCTGCACGGCACCCGCGTCGAGAAGCTGGAAGCGCTGGCGGCCGAGCTCGGCGAGCGCGTCAAGATCTTCCCGGCCAACTTGTCGGACCGTGACGAGGTGAAGGCGCTCGGCCAGAAGGCCGAGGCCGATCTCGAGGGTGTCGATATCCTCGTCAACAATGCCGGCATCACCAAGGACGGCCTGTTCGTGCGCATGAGCGACGAAGACTGGGATGCGGTCCTCGAGGTCAATCTGACGGCGACCTTCCGCCTGACGCGCGAGTTGACGCATCCGATGATGCGCCGCCGCTATGGCCGTATCATCAACATCACCTCCGTCGTCGGCGTCACCGGCAATCCGGGCCAGGCCAACTATTGCGCCTCCAAGGCCGGCATGATCGGCTTCACCAAGTCCTTGGCGCAGGAAATCGCCACCCGCAATGTGACCGTCAACTGCGTCGCCCCCGGCTTCATCGAAAGCGCGATGACCGGCAAGCTGAATGACAAGCAGAAGGAAGCGATCATGGGGGCTATCCCGATGAAGCGGATGGGGACGGGCGGCGAAGTCGCCTCGGCGGTTGCCTATCTTGCGTCCTCCGAGGCTGCCTACATGACCGGCCAGACGCTGCACGTAAACGGCGGCATGGCGATGATCTGAAAGGACAAACCGTCGGCATGGGGATAATTCCGCCAATAGCATGTTGAGCAATCACGAAGCGTTGATTTTCTGGCTTTGCGGCAGACTTAAACCATGTTAAGCGGGCCATGACTGTGAACAGTCGTCCCGAGAAAGCAGACGGACCGGCGGGCTTTTCGCAAGCCTCGGAAATCTCTGAAGCCGGGTAAACGAGTTTGCCGAGGATGTCTGAAAACATCGCAGGCTGAAACAGGGTAGGGGTGCCGCAACGGCATTCCGATCAGGACATAAGGTCGAGGAAACCGACATGAGCGATATCGCAGAACGCGTAAAGAAAATTGTTATTGATCATCTTGGCGTCGATGCCGACAAGGTCGTCGAGAGCGCCAGCTTTATCGACGATCTGGGCGCTGACTCGCTCGACACGGTCGAACTTGTCATGGCTTTCGAAGAAGAATTCGGCGTTGAAATCCCCGACGACGCAGCTGACTCGATCCTGACGGTCGGCGATGCAGTGAAGTTCATTGAGAAGGCCCAGGCCTGATCCTATATATTTGAGAAAGGGCGGGCCTGGAGTCCGCCCTTTTCTTTTCGGCCTATTTCTCCATAGAACATAAGAGGCGGGGGAAAGCACGCGATGAGACGTGTCGTCATCACTGGTACCGGCATGGTATCACCCTTGGGATGCGGAACTGAGGTGACGTGGTCGCGGCTGCTCGCCGGCCAGAACGGCGCCCGCCTCGTCACCGAATTCGAGGTCGACGACCTTCCCGCCAAGATTGCCTGCCGTATCCCGCTCGGTGACGGCACTGACGGCACCTTCAGCGCCGACCAATGGATGGAGCCGAAGGAGCAGCGCAAGGTCGATCCCTTCATCATCTATGGCATGGCCGCGGCCGACATGGCGCTTGCCGACGCCGGCTGGCATCCCGAGAGCGATGAGGATCAAATCTCCACCGGCGTGCTGATCGGCTCGGGCATCGGCGGCATCGAAGGCATCGTCGAGGCAGGTTACACCCTGCGCGACAAGGGTCCGCGCCGTATCTCCCCCTTCTTCATCCCCGGCCGCCTGATCAATCTCGTCTCTGGCCAGGTCTCGATCCGCCATAAACTGCGCGGACCCAATCATTCGGTCGTCACCGCCTGCTCGACGGGCGCGCATGCGATCGGCGATGCCGCGCGGCTGATCGCGCTTGGTGACGCCGACGTCATGGTCGCCGGCGGCACGGAATCTCCCGTCAGCCGTATTTCGCTGGCAGGCTTTGCCGCCTGCAAGGCGCTGTCGACCCAGCACAACGACGATCCGCAGAAGGCTTCGCGCCCTTATGACCGCGACCGTGACGGCTTCGTCATGGGCGAGGGCGCCGGCATCGTCGTGCTCGAAGAGCTGGAGCATGCGAAGGCCCGCGGCGCCAAGATCTACGCCGAGATCGTCGGCTACGGCCTGTCGGGCGACGCCTATCACATTACCGCGCCATCCGAAGACGGCGAGGGTGCCGGCCGCTGCATGGCGATGGCGCTGAAGCGCGCCGGGCTGACACCGGCCGACATCGACTACATCAACGCTCATGGTACTTCGACCATGGCCGACACGATCGAACTCGGGGCAGTCGAGCGCCTGGTCGGCAACGCGGCGTCGAAGATCTCGATGTCCTCGACCAAGTCGGCGACCGGACACCTTCTCGGTGCTGCCGGCGCGATCGAGGCGATCTTCGCGACACTTGCCATCCGTGACAATATCGCGCCGCCGACGCTCAATCTTGACAATCCCGAACGCGAGACGGCGATCGATCTTGTTCCGCACAAGGCTCGTGAGCGAGAAATCGACGTGGCTCTGTCCAATTCGTTCGGGTTCGGCGGCACGAACGCATCGCTCGTGCTGCGCCGTTACGCGCAGTAAGAGGCCCGCCGGAGCAGCGTGCTGGAGTTGAACGATCGGCAGCGGCTTCGTTGAACTGTGGCGGAACCTGTTTTTGCCGCATTGCTTCGCGAAATAGCGGAATGAGGGCCAAGTTTTAGAGGATTGCCGGTGAGCGATACGACGAACCAGAGCAACGACAGCCAGGCGCAGAAGGGACCGATCATCCCGAAGTCGCCGAGCGAAGCCCTGCGTCCGGAACGTGTTCCGGAGCCGCCGAAACGCTCCAGGAACGCTCGCAGCCAGATCGTCCTTTTCCTGAACTTCATCATGACGATGACGGTGCTGGTCTGCGTCCTTGCCGTCATCGGCTTCTATTACGCGACCTCGACTTATCAGAGCCCAGGCCCGCTGCAGACCAACACTAATTTCATCGTCCGCAACGGCGCGGGTCTCGCCGAAATCGCCTCGAACCTCGAGCGCAACGCGATAATCTCCGATGCCCGTATCTTCCGTTATCTCACCGCGACGCATCTTGCCGCCGGCGAGAGCCTGAAGGCCGGCGAATATGAGATCAAGGCGAGAGCCTCCATGAGCGATATCATGGAACTGCTGAAATCGGGCAAGTCCATCCTCTATTCGGTGTCCTTTCCGGAAGGCCTGACGGTCCGCCAGATGTTCGACCGCATGCTGCAGGATCCGGTGCTGGAAGGCGACTTGCCGGCCGCACTGCCGGCCGAAGGCAGCCTGCGTCCGGACACCTACAAATTCTCGCGCGGCACCAAGCGCTCGGAAATCATCGAACAGATGGCGGCCGCACAGCAGAAGCTGGTCGACCAGATCTGGGATAAGCGCGATTCCTCGCTGCCGCTGCGATCCAAAGAGGAATTTGTGACGCTCGCTTCGATCGTCGAAAAGGAGACCGGCATTCCCGACGAACGCGCCCATGTCGCTTCCGTGTTCTTGAACCGGCTTGGCAAGGGCATGCGCCTGCAGTCCGATCCGACGATCATCTACGGGCTCTTCGGTGGCGAGGGAAAACCGGCGGACCGGCCGATCTACCAGTCGGATCTGAAACGGGACACGCCTTACAATACCTATGTCATCAAGG
This DNA window, taken from Rhizobium etli CFN 42, encodes the following:
- the mltG gene encoding endolytic transglycosylase MltG, with amino-acid sequence MSDTTNQSNDSQAQKGPIIPKSPSEALRPERVPEPPKRSRNARSQIVLFLNFIMTMTVLVCVLAVIGFYYATSTYQSPGPLQTNTNFIVRNGAGLAEIASNLERNAIISDARIFRYLTATHLAAGESLKAGEYEIKARASMSDIMELLKSGKSILYSVSFPEGLTVRQMFDRMLQDPVLEGDLPAALPAEGSLRPDTYKFSRGTKRSEIIEQMAAAQQKLVDQIWDKRDSSLPLRSKEEFVTLASIVEKETGIPDERAHVASVFLNRLGKGMRLQSDPTIIYGLFGGEGKPADRPIYQSDLKRDTPYNTYVIKGLPPTPIANPGKDALEAVANPWKTQDLYFVADGTGGHVFAATLEEHNANVKRWRKLEADKGSDPNIAVDGQPEEQPGDSGATVVPPKKKKIN
- a CDS encoding acyl carrier protein: MSDIAERVKKIVIDHLGVDADKVVESASFIDDLGADSLDTVELVMAFEEEFGVEIPDDAADSILTVGDAVKFIEKAQA
- the fabF gene encoding beta-ketoacyl-ACP synthase II, which translates into the protein MRRVVITGTGMVSPLGCGTEVTWSRLLAGQNGARLVTEFEVDDLPAKIACRIPLGDGTDGTFSADQWMEPKEQRKVDPFIIYGMAAADMALADAGWHPESDEDQISTGVLIGSGIGGIEGIVEAGYTLRDKGPRRISPFFIPGRLINLVSGQVSIRHKLRGPNHSVVTACSTGAHAIGDAARLIALGDADVMVAGGTESPVSRISLAGFAACKALSTQHNDDPQKASRPYDRDRDGFVMGEGAGIVVLEELEHAKARGAKIYAEIVGYGLSGDAYHITAPSEDGEGAGRCMAMALKRAGLTPADIDYINAHGTSTMADTIELGAVERLVGNAASKISMSSTKSATGHLLGAAGAIEAIFATLAIRDNIAPPTLNLDNPERETAIDLVPHKAREREIDVALSNSFGFGGTNASLVLRRYAQ
- a CDS encoding aldo/keto reductase, whose protein sequence is MKYKSLGRTDISVSEICLGTMTWGSQNSETDAHAQMDYAVEKGVNFFDTAELYPTTPVSPETQGWTEDYIGSWFEKSGKRSEIVLATKVAGRGRDYLRGGEGADARNIRLALEASLKRLKTDYVDLYQVHWPNRGHFHFRQNWSYNPFNQDRDKAVANMLDILETLGALVKEGKIRAIGLSNETTWGIQKYLTLSEQKNLPRVASVQNEYNLLYRHFDLDLAELSHYEDVGLLAYSPLAGGILTGKYVGGLRPKGSRASINPDIGGRLQPLQEPATKAYLTLATRYGLDPAAMALAFCLSRPFMTSVIIGATSMEQLKTDLGAAELTLSDEVLAEIAKVHRQYPLTL
- the fabD gene encoding ACP S-malonyltransferase; its protein translation is MTIAFTFPGQGSQAVGMGKDLAENFAEARAVLEEVDEALGEKLSDVMFNGPEDTLTLTANAQPALMAVSIAVIRVLQAKGLDLKSKVAYVAGHSLGEYSALCAAGTFSLADTARLLRIRGNAMQAAVPVGVGAMAAIIGLEHADVVAVCEEAAATGACQIANDNGGGQIVISGEKAAVEKAAGLATDRGAKRAILLPVSAPFHSKLMAPAAEAMRAALATVAKSDPVVPLIANVRAAPVSGADEIASLLVEQVTGQVRWRETVEWFAGNGVTTLYELGSGKVLTGLARRIDKTVNGISVGGPADIDAAVAALMA
- the fabG gene encoding 3-oxoacyl-[acyl-carrier-protein] reductase — encoded protein: MFDLSGRKALVTGASGGIGEEIARLLHQQGAIVGLHGTRVEKLEALAAELGERVKIFPANLSDRDEVKALGQKAEADLEGVDILVNNAGITKDGLFVRMSDEDWDAVLEVNLTATFRLTRELTHPMMRRRYGRIINITSVVGVTGNPGQANYCASKAGMIGFTKSLAQEIATRNVTVNCVAPGFIESAMTGKLNDKQKEAIMGAIPMKRMGTGGEVASAVAYLASSEAAYMTGQTLHVNGGMAMI